A genomic region of Rhodococcus pyridinivorans contains the following coding sequences:
- a CDS encoding ArsR/SmtB family transcription factor, with protein MPDAEFSADLHPVFAALADDTRWRILQRLGRSPASASGLAAEFTVSRQAIAKHLAVLEQCGLVTSERAGREIRFSALGSRLSAVGRAIDAVGTGWDRRLSAIKKAAERPQ; from the coding sequence TTGCCCGACGCTGAGTTCTCCGCCGATCTGCATCCCGTTTTCGCGGCCCTGGCCGACGACACCCGATGGCGCATCCTGCAGCGACTGGGCCGGTCTCCGGCGTCGGCGTCCGGACTCGCGGCCGAGTTCACGGTCTCCCGTCAGGCCATCGCCAAGCATCTGGCGGTGCTCGAACAGTGCGGTCTCGTGACCTCCGAGCGCGCCGGACGGGAGATCCGCTTCTCCGCCCTCGGATCGCGGCTGAGCGCGGTCGGGCGTGCGATCGACGCCGTGGGGACAGGCTGGGACCGTCGCCTGTCCGCGATCAAGAAGGCGGCCGAACGGCCTCAGTAA
- a CDS encoding D-isomer specific 2-hydroxyacid dehydrogenase family protein translates to MRIHLGPGHDDHLAAAIVSGGGTLSELHDADALVWDGSAEEFPDLPDTVRWVQLTYAGIEPFFRAGLIDDRRVWANASGVYADNVAEYAVGALLVGLRQFHASVAAKRWTKDVLDPRVQTLHGSTVAIVGCGGIGRAMIPRLHALGADVVAVNRSGRPVDGAKVTLPADRTSEVWSMADHFVVAAPATAETDHLVDAAALAAMPGSAWLVNVARGNLVDTDALVKALGDGAIAGAVLDVTDPEPLPEGHPLWDLDNAVITPHIANTRSRLTQTFAPTLEENVRRFVAGEELIARVDPNAGY, encoded by the coding sequence ATGCGTATTCATCTCGGACCCGGCCACGACGACCACCTCGCCGCAGCGATCGTCTCCGGCGGCGGAACCCTCTCCGAACTGCACGACGCCGATGCCCTGGTGTGGGACGGCAGCGCCGAGGAGTTCCCCGACCTGCCCGACACCGTGCGGTGGGTGCAGCTCACCTATGCCGGCATCGAACCGTTCTTCCGGGCCGGTCTGATCGACGACCGGCGGGTGTGGGCGAACGCGTCCGGTGTGTACGCCGACAACGTGGCCGAGTACGCGGTGGGAGCACTGCTCGTGGGGTTGCGCCAGTTCCACGCCTCGGTCGCCGCGAAGCGGTGGACCAAGGACGTTCTCGACCCGCGGGTGCAGACCCTCCACGGCTCGACCGTGGCCATCGTCGGATGCGGCGGTATCGGCCGGGCGATGATCCCGCGCCTGCACGCCCTCGGCGCGGACGTCGTCGCGGTCAATCGTTCGGGCCGTCCCGTCGACGGTGCGAAGGTCACGCTGCCGGCCGACCGCACGTCGGAGGTGTGGTCGATGGCCGATCACTTCGTCGTCGCCGCACCTGCGACCGCCGAGACCGATCATCTCGTCGACGCTGCCGCGCTCGCGGCGATGCCCGGGTCGGCGTGGCTCGTGAACGTCGCGCGGGGCAACCTCGTCGACACCGACGCGCTGGTGAAGGCGCTCGGGGACGGTGCGATCGCCGGGGCGGTTCTCGACGTGACCGATCCCGAACCGTTGCCCGAGGGGCATCCGCTGTGGGATCTCGACAACGCCGTGATCACACCGCACATCGCCAATACACGTAGTCGGCTGACGCAGACGTTCGCGCCGACCCTCGAGGAGAACGTGCGCCGGTTCGTCGCGGGCGAGGAGTTGATCGCCCGGGTCGATCCGAACGCGGGTTACTGA